GTATCTCCATAACCGAGATCATTGATTAATATAAGATAATATTTCACCTCTTCGAGGGAAGCTTGGGCAATATTCAAGTATCTTGCCTTGTCAGCAACAGACTCTTTTGCAAAGCCTTCGGCAATGTTGGCAGGAATCGAAACTGCAGCGCGCCGAAACTGAGAAGTCAGACCGAAATCTTCATTTCTCGGAAAAGAAGCACTGATCTTGTAGCTCGCCAAAACCAAAGCATGCGACTTCTGCCACAGGACCAAGTCCTCGAACTTCTTAGCCTTTTCCATGCTTTCTCCTGACTCCTGGCTTCTTGCTTCTGTCTGAACCTTGGTTCAGATCTAGAAATACCCATCCCGCTTCTTGTCCTCCATCGAGGCGGCGCCGTCGTAATCGATCACGCGTCCCTGGCGCTCAGAGGTGGTCGTGAGCAACATCTCCTGCACAATGTCTTCGAGCGTTTCCGCCTCGGACTCCACCGCACCCGTCAGCGGGTAGCACCCCAGGGTGCGGAAGCGCACCTTTTTCATCACAGGCTGTTCGCCCGGTTCCAGGCGCATGCGCTCATCGTCCACCATGATCATCACACCGTTGCGCATGACCACTGGTCTCTCCTTCGCAAAATACAATGGCACAATTGGAATCTTCTCGATCTGGATGTAACGCCAGATGTCCAGCTCCGTCCAGTCTGACATGGGAAATACCCGGATCGACTCACCTTTGTTGATCTTGGTGTTGTAAAGGTCCCAGAGTTCCGGACGCTGATTCTTCGGATCCCACTGGTGAAACTGGTTGCGAAAGCTGAAGACACGCTCCTTTGCTCTGGATTTTTCCTCATCGCGCCGGGCCCCACCAAATGCCGCATCAAAGCCGTGCTTGTTGAGCGCTTGCTTCAGCCCTTCGGTCTTCATGATTTGCGTATGCTTCTCCGATCCATGGTCGAACGGGTTGATCCCCGCTTCCACGCCTTCCGGATTCTGGTGCACCAGCAAATCAAACCCCACATCGTTTGCCATCTGCTCCCGAAACGCATACATTTCCCGAAACTTCCACCCCGTATCCACATGCAGCAGCGGGAATGGAATCTTGCCGGGATGAAAGGCCTTGCGCGCCAGATGAAGCAGAACCGAGGAGTCCTTTCCGATGCTGTAAAGCATCACCGGATTCGAAAACTCCGCAGCCACTTCACGCATGATGTGAATGCTCTCAGCCTCCAGTTGACGTAAATGAGTGATCGTATAGTCGGGCATAGCTGAATTCATACGAATGCGAGTTTCGCTGGAAGTTCAAAGCAAAAGTGCCCCAAAGCGTCGCTTTCTGCGAATTTCGCACGCTTTCGAGCACTGTTTTAAAAAAAAGAACGGTTTCCACCGAAACCGTTCTCCTCATTCGATTGAAGCGTTGCCGGACAATCTGACGGCATTCAAACCCACTCCGTCAGGCGGGGCTTCTTCAACGAACTTGCATACTGCTGGCTATCATCATCTGGAGCCTTAGGAAAGGGAACGTCCCCCAATGTGGGTGACCTTGCCCAAAAGATTTTGATCTGAAATGAACCCACGATCCCGAAAGCGGTTGTTGTCCCCTTTCGACTTTGCCCGACCGTCCTCAATCTCAACGATGCGGTGGCACACGCGCTCCCCCGTTTGCGTATCCACAAAGACCACGATGTCCCCTGGTTTCAGATTCGAAAACTGGGTTTTGCGATACACAACATAGTCACCGCTTTTGATCGTCGGATACATCGAAAATCCATGCAACTGCGACCGCACTACCGCTGGCTCAGATGCCGACAACGCAGAGGCTTGACTCGAAATCGGCGCAATAGCGTTAACGCAAAGAAGCATAAATACATAGCGAAACAAATTCTTCATGGCGACAAACTTAAACAAGGACTAAAGATTGAAATTCAAAAATCGACCACCCGCTAATTTCTCATCCTCATAGACTTATGAATCAGAAAACTGGAATGACTTGATCTATATTTCGAACTTAAACCCAATTCTTTAAGTCATTTTTTGCGTCACCCACTTCTTTAAAAGATTTTTTATTTACAAAACGTAAAAGCCTTCATTCCCCTAAATGTAAAATTTTATTTATATTATAAATTTATTATAAAATTCATCTTTTCATTGGTAAACTTCTCTTCAATTCACTCCTCAATTCAAAAGTTTTTGTAAATTCGTCCCCTTCTCACTCAAGCGCGATCCAATGACACAGGCACCACCTCAAACTGGATACCTGAAACATCCCTTCGCAATCGCTTTTCACAAGCGGAAACGATCTACAAATCCCTCGACGGGTTTTGGCGGAGCCGAGGGTTTCTAGCTGATGCAAACTGGGCTTTCCTTAAAGGAAAACGATGCGAGACTCGTCATATGATTACTCAACTGAGTGCAGATGAAACTTCTCCGACTGAAAAGCCCTTACTGATCCTGAGAATTCTCCGAAACGGGGTCAAAGATCTCTTTTTTGGATACGGGGAAAGCCTTTGGAGAATTTTCTTCACTTACGTCTTCGTTGCGTTCGTATTCACGATCCTCTTTCGATACTTCATGAACGAACTGACATTCCTCAGGACGCTCCGTGAAAGTATCTTCAACATGATCGGTCAAGGTTCAGATGATTTTAAGTCCATCAAAGAACCCCTGCTCTTCGACATGCTGAAATGCTGCAATCAACAATCGGAGTTCTCCTGACCGCGATTTTTGGTTTCGTATTGGCCAACCGAATCCGAAATCAGTGACTTCCTTTGCCAGCAAGCTACACTCTGTAACTACGATTTCGAGTCGAGGAAGCGCTGAATTGCCTCAACGGTTTCCTCGCTGAGGTGGTGTTCGATGCCCTCGGTATCGGCTGCAGCAGTCTTTTCGGAGACACCGAGGGAGCGCAGGAACTCCATCACGAGATTATGACGGCGATAGGCCTTGACCGCAATTTCCCTACCCGTATCGGTGAGGGTGACCGAACCCTGTTGTTTGACGAGCAGCTCGGCTTCCTCCAGACGTGCAAGCGTGCGGATGACCGTGACGTGGGACACCCCAAATACGCCTTGAATATCCGTGACGCGTGTGCCCTTTCCCTCCTCCTTCAAACGATAGATGGCCTCCACGTAATCCTGGGTAATCTCCGACTGGTGCTGTCGGCGAACGCGCTTGTGATTGCGGGCCGTTTGTTTGCCTAAATGAAGGGATTCCATGGGTGCGTTCGAAAAACCGGGATTTTCACCCAGAATCGCAAAAGGGTCAAGAGTTCTAGGCGCGAGCCGATTTGACAGCGTTGACGCAGCAAGGGCGAGCCGCGCACTCCTCCAGTGCGGAACTGTTTGCTCTGTTTTTGTCCAGTCCCGGAAAAATGTTCAAAATGCAATTGACAGATGCAAAATGTAGCCTAGGCTACAGGTATCAAATGTAG
Above is a genomic segment from Puniceicoccaceae bacterium containing:
- a CDS encoding four helix bundle protein — encoded protein: MEKAKKFEDLVLWQKSHALVLASYKISASFPRNEDFGLTSQFRRAAVSIPANIAEGFAKESVADKARYLNIAQASLEEVKYYLILINDLGYGDTREVKEQANEVGRILNAYRNSVLMEKANF
- the cysD gene encoding sulfate adenylyltransferase subunit CysD gives rise to the protein MPDYTITHLRQLEAESIHIMREVAAEFSNPVMLYSIGKDSSVLLHLARKAFHPGKIPFPLLHVDTGWKFREMYAFREQMANDVGFDLLVHQNPEGVEAGINPFDHGSEKHTQIMKTEGLKQALNKHGFDAAFGGARRDEEKSRAKERVFSFRNQFHQWDPKNQRPELWDLYNTKINKGESIRVFPMSDWTELDIWRYIQIEKIPIVPLYFAKERPVVMRNGVMIMVDDERMRLEPGEQPVMKKVRFRTLGCYPLTGAVESEAETLEDIVQEMLLTTTSERQGRVIDYDGAASMEDKKRDGYF
- a CDS encoding signal peptidase I, with amino-acid sequence MKNLFRYVFMLLCVNAIAPISSQASALSASEPAVVRSQLHGFSMYPTIKSGDYVVYRKTQFSNLKPGDIVVFVDTQTGERVCHRIVEIEDGRAKSKGDNNRFRDRGFISDQNLLGKVTHIGGRSLS
- a CDS encoding iron dependent repressor, metal binding and dimerization domain protein, with amino-acid sequence MESLHLGKQTARNHKRVRRQHQSEITQDYVEAIYRLKEEGKGTRVTDIQGVFGVSHVTVIRTLARLEEAELLVKQQGSVTLTDTGREIAVKAYRRHNLVMEFLRSLGVSEKTAAADTEGIEHHLSEETVEAIQRFLDSKS